Proteins found in one Muntiacus reevesi chromosome 2, mMunRee1.1, whole genome shotgun sequence genomic segment:
- the LOC136161686 gene encoding vomeronasal type-1 receptor 4-like yields MASSFFMIGMIILTQTMVGILGNFSLLCSYIVLHFMGYRLRSTDLILKHLIVANSLVLLSKGVPQTMAVFGWKYIRSDVGCKLLFFLHRVGRGVSISSICLLSVFQVITISPWNSRWAALKVTAPKYVVLSILMCWILQMLVNVIFPFHMTGKWSDKNITEERDYGYCSSIVTDKTEDALYAAFLLFPDVLCLGLTFWAGSSMVLILYRHKQQVQHIRRTDASSRSSPESRATKSILVLGSTFVYFYILSSICQVLLALFDQPSRFLVDMSIIIAACFPTVSPFLLMSHNSSVHRLYFAWIRNAKFATHMRKV; encoded by the coding sequence ATGGCCAGCAGCTTTTTCATGATAGGCATGATCATCTTAACACAGACCATGGTTGGAATTCTGGGGAATTTCTCACTGCTTTGCAGTTATATCGTCCTTCACTTCATGGGGTACAGGTTACGGTCCACAGATTTGATCCTTAAGCACCTGATTGTGGCCAACTCCTTGGTTCTCCTCTCTAAAGGGGTCCCCCAGACAATGGCAGTCTTTGGGTGGAAGTATATCCGCAGTGATGTTGGCTGcaaacttctcttctttctgcacAGAGTGGGGAGAGGAGTGTCCATCAGTAGCATCTGCCTCTTGAGTGTCTTTCAGGTGATCACGATCAGTCCCTGGAACTCCAGGTGGGCAGCGCTGAAAGTAACAGCTCCCAAGTACGTGGTTCTATCTATTTTAATGTGTTGGATCCTGCAAATGCTGGTAAAtgtcatttttcctttccatatGACTGGCAAATGGAGTGACAAAAACATCACAGAGGAAAGAGATTATGGCTACTGTTCTTCTATTGTTACTGACAAAACTGAAGACGCCTTGTATGCAGCATTTCTTTTATTCCCTGATGTTTTATGTTTGGGGCTCACGTTCTGGGCCGGCAGCTCCATGGTTCTCATCCTGTACAGACATAAGCAGCAGGTCCAGCACATTCGTAGGACTGACGcctcctccaggtcctccccTGAGTCCAGAGCTACTAAATCCATCCTTGTCCTCGGGAGCACCTTTGTctacttttatattctttcctccatCTGTCAAGTTCTTTTGGCTCTTTTTGATCAGCCCAGCCGGTTCCTTGTGGACATGAGTATAATCATTGCAGCGTGCTTCCCAACTGTCAGCCCCTTTCTGCTCATGAGCCATAACTCCAGTGTACACAGGCTCTATTTTGCCTGgataagaaatgcaaaattcGCTACTCATATGAGAAAAGTGTGA
- the LOC136161661 gene encoding E3 ubiquitin-protein ligase RNF13: MLLSIGMLMLSATQVYTILTVQLFAFLNLLPVEADILAYNFENASQTFDDLPARFGYRLPAEGLKGFLINSKPENACEPIVPPPVRDNSSGTFIVLIRRLDCNFDEKVLNAQRAGYKAAIVHNVDSDDLISMGSNDIEVLKKIDIPSVFIGESSANSLKDEFTYEKGGHIILVPEFSLPLEYYLIPFLIIVGICLILIVIFMITKFVQDRHRARRNRLRKDQLKKLPVHKFKKGDEYDVCAICLDEYEDGDKLRILPCSHAYHCKCVDPWLTKTKKTCPVCKQKVVPSQGDSDSDTDSSQEENEVSEHTPLLRPVASASTQSFGALSESRSHQNMTESSDYEEDDNEDPDSSDAENEMNEHSVVVQLQPNGDRDYNIANTV, translated from the coding sequence ATGCTGCTCTCCATAGGGATGCTCATGCTCTCGGCCACGCAAGTCTACACCATCCTgactgtccagctctttgcattcTTAAACCTCCTGCCTGTAGAAGCAGACATTTTAGCATATAATTTTGAAAACGCATCTCAGACATTTGATGACCTTCCAGCAAGGTTTGGTTATAGACTTCCAGCTGAAGGTTTAAAGGGTTTTTTGATTAACTCAAAACCAGAGAATGCCTGTGAACCCATCGTGCCTCCGCCAGTAAGAGATAATTCATCTGGCACTTTCATCGTGTTAATTAGAAGACTTGATTGTAATTTTGATGAAAAGGTTTTAAATGCACAGAGAGCGGGCTACAAAGCAGCCATAGTCCACAATGTTGACTCCGATGACCTCATTAGCATGGGATCCAACGACATTGAGGTACTAAAGAAAATTGACATTCCATCTGTCTTTATTGGTGAATCATCAGCTAATTCCCTGAAAGACGAATTCACATATGAAAAAGGGGGCCACATTATTTTAGTTCCAGAATTTAGCCTTCCTCTGGAATACTACCTAATCCCCTTCCTTATCATAGTGGGCATCTGTCTCATCTTGATAGTCATTTTCATGATCACAAAATTTGTCCAGGATCGGCATAGAGCTAGGAGAAACCGACTTCGTAAAGATCAGCTGAAGAAGCTCCCTGTGCATAAATTCAAAAAGGGAGATGAATATGATGTATGTGCCATTTGTTTGGATGAATATGAAGATGGAGACAAACTCAGAATCCTTCCCTGTTCCCATGCTTATCACTGCAAGTGTGTAGATCCTTGGCTAACTAAGACCAAAAAAACCTGTCCAGTCTGCAAGCAAAAAGTCGTTCCTTCTCAAGGCGATTCAGACTCTGACACAGATAGCAGtcaggaagaaaatgaagtgtCGGAACACACCCCTTTACTCAGGCCTGTGGCTTCCGCCAGCACTCAGTCATTCGGGGCCTTGTCGGAGTCCCGCTCACATCAGAACATGACAGAGTCTTCAGACTATGAGGAGGACGACAATGAAGACCCCGACAGCAGCGACGCAGAAAACGAAATGAATGAACATAGTGTTGTGGTCCAGCTGCAGCCTAATGGTGACCGGGATTACAACATAGCAAATACTGTCTGA